The following are encoded together in the Candidatus Omnitrophota bacterium genome:
- the trpA gene encoding tryptophan synthase subunit alpha produces MNRIDKKFKELKIGRKKAFVAFITAGDPDLKTTEKLVLEFEKSGVDLIELGVPFSDPLADGPTIQAASFRALKKKVTLKKIFELVRCIRRKSQIPICLMGYYNPVFHFGEEKFIKEASRFGVDGVIIPDLPPEEAGRLISAAQKYNVATIFFLSPTTTKKRAEKVIRASSGFIYYVSLAGVTGTRKALPKTIIKNVRAAKQLTNKPICVGFGVSNPSQVKLIGTIADGVIVGSAIVKEIERNAGKKDLVKNVSRFVKKLAVSL; encoded by the coding sequence ATGAATCGCATTGATAAAAAATTTAAAGAGCTTAAGATTGGACGAAAGAAAGCTTTCGTTGCATTTATCACGGCTGGCGATCCGGATCTGAAAACGACCGAAAAATTAGTTTTGGAATTTGAGAAATCCGGCGTTGACTTGATCGAATTAGGCGTGCCTTTCTCTGATCCATTAGCCGACGGCCCGACTATTCAAGCCGCTTCTTTTAGAGCGCTTAAAAAGAAAGTTACTTTAAAGAAGATCTTTGAATTGGTGCGTTGTATCCGTCGGAAATCCCAAATCCCTATTTGTTTGATGGGTTACTATAATCCCGTGTTTCATTTTGGCGAAGAGAAGTTTATTAAAGAAGCAAGTCGTTTTGGCGTTGATGGTGTGATCATTCCTGACCTGCCTCCGGAAGAAGCCGGCCGGTTAATTTCTGCGGCGCAAAAATACAATGTGGCAACTATTTTCTTTTTGTCGCCGACAACCACAAAAAAACGGGCTGAAAAAGTTATTCGCGCTTCCAGCGGTTTTATTTACTATGTTTCCTTGGCAGGGGTGACGGGCACGCGCAAGGCTTTGCCGAAAACAATTATCAAGAATGTTCGCGCGGCAAAGCAGTTAACTAACAAGCCGATCTGTGTTGGCTTTGGTGTTTCCAATCCTTCTCAAGTGAAGTTGATCGGCACCATTGCCGATGGTGTTATTGTCGGAAGCGCGATCGTTAAAGAGATTGAGCGAAATGCAGGAAAAAAAGATTTAGTGAAAAATGTTTCGCGTTTTGTGAAGAAGTTAGCCGTATCTCTGTAA
- a CDS encoding pitrilysin family protein, protein MNLKAVEAHAPQPPLTKRKVFMYQKTDLPNGLRVVSYEMKDRDSISIGIWINAGGRYEEDKVKGAAHFLEHILFKGTKNYSCEAIKELIEGVGGMLNAFTSEENTCYFAKVPAKHLNQTFDVLADMVLSPLITKEDVDKERGVILEEIKMYHDLPQHFVLELLDELVWPDHPLGKNLAGSFETVGQMSEKDLQGFHRGQYISKNIVVAACGKFKHKDLLKLVTRKFRNQAKKQTESFLKFENRQNSPQVKLFRKDIEQMHLALGMHGLPYDHKDKYILNLLHVILGANMSSRLFDEVREKRGLAYAIGSSVKSLQDTGLFMVRAGVDNKKIVEAVKVILEELSKIKKENVTKDEFTRAKDYYLGQILLGLEDTLEHMLWLGESVTALNKTRTLKDILKEVKKIEISDIRRVAGQILNENHFNLSVVGPLAESQEKDLRRLVGVSGS, encoded by the coding sequence ATGAATTTAAAGGCGGTTGAGGCGCATGCGCCTCAACCGCCTTTGACTAAACGAAAGGTTTTTATGTATCAAAAGACAGATTTGCCTAATGGGCTTCGTGTTGTCAGTTATGAAATGAAAGACCGAGATAGTATTTCTATAGGAATTTGGATCAATGCCGGCGGCCGCTATGAAGAAGATAAGGTAAAAGGCGCCGCGCATTTTTTAGAGCATATCCTCTTTAAAGGAACTAAGAATTATTCCTGCGAAGCGATCAAAGAGCTTATTGAAGGTGTGGGCGGAATGCTCAATGCCTTTACCTCCGAAGAAAATACCTGTTATTTTGCCAAAGTTCCGGCCAAGCATTTAAACCAGACTTTTGATGTTCTGGCGGATATGGTTTTATCGCCGCTGATCACTAAAGAGGATGTTGATAAAGAGCGCGGTGTTATATTAGAAGAAATAAAGATGTACCATGATCTTCCGCAGCATTTCGTTTTAGAGCTTTTAGACGAACTGGTGTGGCCTGACCACCCTCTGGGAAAGAATCTCGCTGGAAGCTTTGAAACCGTTGGGCAGATGAGCGAAAAAGATCTGCAGGGATTTCATCGAGGCCAGTATATTTCCAAAAATATTGTCGTGGCGGCCTGCGGAAAGTTCAAGCATAAAGATTTATTAAAACTTGTTACGAGGAAATTTCGTAATCAGGCAAAAAAACAAACCGAAAGTTTCCTTAAATTCGAGAACAGGCAAAATAGTCCGCAAGTTAAATTATTTCGTAAAGACATTGAGCAAATGCATTTAGCTTTAGGAATGCATGGGTTGCCTTACGATCATAAGGATAAATATATCTTAAATCTGCTCCATGTGATTTTGGGGGCTAATATGTCCAGCCGCCTTTTTGACGAAGTTCGGGAAAAGCGAGGGCTTGCCTATGCTATCGGCAGTTCCGTTAAATCTCTCCAGGATACGGGCCTTTTTATGGTTCGTGCCGGCGTTGATAATAAAAAGATCGTTGAGGCGGTTAAAGTTATTCTAGAAGAGTTATCCAAGATCAAAAAAGAGAACGTCACGAAAGATGAATTTACGCGCGCCAAAGATTATTATTTAGGACAAATTCTTTTAGGATTGGAAGATACACTAGAACATATGCTTTGGTTAGGGGAGTCGGTGACAGCTCTTAATAAAACGCGTACTTTAAAAGATATTCTTAAAGAAGTAAAGAAGATCGAAATATCCGATATCCGGCGGGTTGCCGGTCAGATCTTAAACGAAAATCATTTCAACCTTTCCGTGGTCGGACCATTGGCTGAATCCCAGGAAAAAGACCTGCGGCGATTAGTGGGTGTTTCTGGTAGTTAA
- a CDS encoding dienelactone hydrolase family protein: MKRLFLILITIFLVNFFINPQAGLYAHEEEIQTTKEGIQYAVRFPEKFKESESYPVLFCFHHRGDGVETTRIFSYAAYKLNWFIVGFKDIVFSDLDKETWPKVIKAQESVLKDVRNKYNVRNNRLYAAGFANGATMAYDFAYRHPEKFRAIIAFGGGLGLDKPTYSVAVYQAVGEDDFNLDQVQRADSKLKVLGVKSQLRIFKGGYGWPPEEIVNEALEWISRIK, encoded by the coding sequence ATGAAACGATTATTTCTGATTTTGATCACGATATTTCTGGTCAATTTTTTCATTAATCCGCAGGCTGGCCTTTACGCCCACGAAGAGGAAATCCAAACAACCAAAGAAGGCATTCAGTACGCTGTTCGTTTTCCGGAGAAATTTAAGGAAAGCGAGAGCTATCCGGTGCTTTTTTGTTTTCATCATCGCGGAGACGGTGTTGAAACAACCCGTATTTTCTCCTACGCGGCTTATAAGTTGAATTGGTTCATCGTAGGATTTAAAGATATTGTTTTTTCTGACCTGGATAAAGAAACCTGGCCCAAAGTGATCAAAGCCCAAGAATCCGTTTTGAAAGATGTCCGAAATAAATATAATGTCCGCAATAACCGGCTTTATGCGGCAGGTTTCGCTAACGGAGCAACGATGGCCTATGATTTTGCTTATCGTCATCCGGAGAAGTTCAGGGCCATCATTGCTTTTGGCGGCGGCCTAGGATTGGATAAGCCCACATATTCGGTGGCGGTCTATCAGGCTGTCGGCGAAGATGATTTTAATTTAGACCAGGTTCAGCGCGCGGACAGCAAGTTAAAAGTTTTAGGAGTTAAGTCGCAGTTGCGTATTTTTAAAGGCGGCTATGGATGGCCGCCCGAAGAAATCGTCAATGAAGCCCTTGAGTGGATCAGCCGGATAAAATAA
- the rsfS gene encoding ribosome silencing factor — protein MAGFALDTKADDILVLDMRKSVNFCDYFVICSATSDRRIRAIASSIADELAKYGVNASYRPGFESLTWLLVDTGDVVVHIFETNAREFYGLEHLWQAAPRINWKNKSR, from the coding sequence ATCGCAGGATTTGCGCTGGATACAAAAGCGGACGATATCCTTGTTTTGGATATGCGCAAGTCAGTTAATTTTTGTGATTATTTTGTTATTTGTTCTGCGACTTCCGATCGAAGAATTCGTGCCATTGCCAGTAGCATTGCTGATGAATTAGCCAAGTATGGCGTTAATGCAAGCTATCGGCCCGGCTTTGAAAGCCTCACATGGCTTTTAGTGGATACGGGGGATGTGGTGGTCCACATTTTTGAAACGAATGCGCGAGAATTCTACGGCCTCGAACATCTGTGGCAAGCGGCACCCAGGATCAATTGGAAAAATAAGTCCCGCTAA
- the argS gene encoding arginine--tRNA ligase, whose protein sequence is MLPDLELHLQKSIEKALRELYPSLEKLPPINLEVPSDKQHGEFSCNIAMRLSALLKQNPISIASTIEKNLSASAKTGLLKEKINKIEVKAPGFINFFLMPSALCNVLYEVFSKGENFGRLDEGRGEKVQIEFVSANPTGPLSVAHARQAAVGDVLANILKFSGYDVKKEFYVNDEGNQINILGRSIELRSREILGEKIEFPEDGYQGDYIRDMAQIFMKEHQVKTTDDLGKIDAVVFAQFGASYLLAVIKEELKDFGVNFDTWSHQSKVAAAKNVETTLESLKTDGFVYEKDGAWWFQSTRFGDDKDRVVKKSDGSFTYLAPDIVYHQNKFDRGFNRAINIWGPDHHGYIPRIKAAVQALGIDPKNLEVLIVQLATISRGGKPLSMSTRRGQYISLREVLNEVGNDAARYFFLMRHIEAHLDFDLELAKKETAENPVYYIQYAHARIYSILDVAQQSKLKSKHDNLDLLKEGSEMDLIKKIGFFPDVILLCSRQRDPFALASYLLELAGCFHKFYDQCRVISDDKELSSQRLALIDASKIVFANGLKLLGVSTPQKM, encoded by the coding sequence ATGCTGCCAGATCTAGAACTGCACCTGCAAAAATCCATTGAAAAAGCTCTTCGCGAACTTTATCCGTCCTTAGAAAAACTTCCGCCGATTAACTTAGAAGTCCCCAGCGATAAACAGCATGGTGAGTTTTCCTGCAACATTGCTATGCGCTTAAGCGCTTTGTTGAAGCAAAATCCTATTTCCATAGCCTCAACCATTGAAAAAAACCTTTCTGCGTCTGCAAAAACCGGTTTACTCAAAGAAAAAATAAACAAGATCGAAGTTAAAGCACCCGGTTTTATTAATTTTTTCTTAATGCCTAGTGCTTTATGCAATGTTCTCTATGAGGTTTTCTCAAAAGGCGAGAATTTTGGCCGTTTGGATGAGGGAAGGGGTGAAAAAGTTCAAATTGAATTTGTCAGCGCTAATCCGACGGGGCCTTTAAGCGTTGCTCATGCGCGTCAAGCTGCGGTCGGCGATGTTTTAGCGAATATCCTCAAATTTAGCGGCTATGACGTAAAAAAAGAATTTTATGTCAATGATGAGGGTAATCAGATCAATATCCTCGGACGATCCATTGAGCTGCGCTCCAGAGAAATTTTAGGAGAGAAAATTGAATTTCCCGAGGACGGATATCAAGGAGATTACATTCGCGACATGGCGCAGATTTTCATGAAAGAGCATCAAGTCAAAACAACGGATGATCTTGGCAAAATCGATGCGGTCGTTTTTGCACAATTTGGCGCGAGCTATCTTCTGGCGGTTATCAAAGAAGAGTTAAAAGATTTTGGGGTCAATTTTGATACTTGGTCGCACCAATCTAAAGTTGCCGCGGCAAAAAATGTTGAAACGACCTTGGAATCGCTAAAAACAGACGGTTTTGTGTATGAAAAAGATGGGGCTTGGTGGTTTCAGTCAACACGGTTTGGTGACGATAAAGATAGGGTTGTTAAGAAATCCGATGGAAGTTTTACGTATTTAGCCCCGGACATTGTCTACCATCAGAATAAATTTGATCGTGGATTTAATCGCGCCATTAATATTTGGGGCCCGGACCATCATGGATATATTCCGCGCATCAAAGCTGCTGTTCAGGCGCTGGGAATTGATCCAAAGAATTTGGAAGTTTTGATCGTGCAGTTAGCGACGATCTCTAGAGGTGGCAAGCCGCTCTCGATGTCTACGCGCCGCGGCCAATATATTAGTCTTCGAGAAGTGCTTAATGAAGTTGGCAATGACGCTGCCAGGTATTTCTTTTTGATGCGCCATATTGAAGCACATTTAGATTTTGATCTGGAGCTTGCCAAAAAAGAAACAGCTGAAAATCCGGTCTATTATATTCAGTATGCTCACGCGCGTATTTACAGCATTCTTGATGTTGCCCAGCAATCAAAGCTGAAGTCAAAACATGACAATTTGGATCTCTTAAAAGAAGGCTCCGAGATGGATTTGATCAAAAAGATCGGGTTTTTTCCGGATGTTATTTTGTTGTGTTCTCGCCAACGGGATCCATTTGCGCTGGCCAGCTACTTACTGGAATTAGCAGGATGCTTTCATAAATTTTATGACCAATGCCGCGTTATTAGCGATGATAAAGAATTATCATCGCAAAGGCTTGCCCTCATCGACGCCTCCAAAATCGTTTTTGCTAACGGCCTTAAGCTTTTAGGGGTCAGTACTCCTCAAAAGATGTAA
- the recJ gene encoding single-stranded-DNA-specific exonuclease RecJ has product MQKKWNIKHPNPKLQADLSNSLSLHPIVAQLLLNRGISTSQDAKDFLSINLSSLHDPLLFADMDKTLKRIHKAKEKKERVLIFGDYDVDGITSSVILKNILQKIGLDVINYIPHRINEGYGLNHAIVDFAKKRDVRLMIAIDCGITAFSEVDALNNAGIDVIIMDHHEPPEKKLPNAVAVINPKRHDCKYPFKGLASVGLAFKLAQALLGKACEDYLDLVALGTVADVAELLGENRVFVKFGLEKLSHTKNKGLMALMDVARIKGKKLKPHSIGFVLGPRINASGRMGSAEKSLQLLLSEEEHEAYSLAKSLEEENQKRQKMQGNIIEEALSVVEREINFKDHRIIVLSKEGWHRGIVGIVASRIMDTFYRPTIVISLEDGLGTGSARSIDGFHMYEALKHCEALLENFGGHEHAAGLTIKKENIENFNNLINQFAKDHMDVQSLIPTLDIDCEISLSSLTLELVEAVKSLEPFGEGNPSPVFCSRQLTVKTPPVILGRDTIKFWVSDGKVVLQAVGFGLGRFFDLVSGGTKLDLAYAVSTDDWNKDPIIQLEIKDIKEAD; this is encoded by the coding sequence ATGCAAAAAAAATGGAATATCAAGCACCCTAATCCAAAACTTCAAGCCGATCTCAGCAATTCTCTTTCACTTCATCCCATTGTCGCTCAGCTTCTTTTAAATCGCGGCATCAGCACTTCGCAAGACGCCAAAGACTTCTTATCAATTAATTTGTCATCTTTGCACGATCCGCTTTTGTTCGCGGATATGGATAAAACATTAAAACGCATCCATAAAGCCAAGGAAAAGAAAGAACGGGTCCTTATTTTTGGTGATTATGATGTGGACGGGATCACTTCTTCGGTTATCCTGAAAAATATTCTGCAAAAAATAGGTCTAGATGTCATCAACTACATCCCGCATCGTATCAACGAAGGCTATGGTTTAAATCATGCGATCGTTGATTTCGCGAAAAAAAGAGATGTTAGATTGATGATCGCCATTGACTGTGGCATTACGGCATTCAGCGAAGTCGATGCTTTAAATAATGCTGGTATCGATGTGATCATCATGGATCATCATGAGCCGCCGGAGAAAAAACTTCCCAACGCGGTAGCCGTCATAAATCCAAAACGCCATGATTGTAAGTATCCTTTTAAGGGATTGGCTTCCGTTGGTCTAGCGTTTAAGCTTGCTCAGGCATTATTGGGGAAGGCGTGCGAAGACTACCTTGATCTGGTGGCGCTAGGGACGGTGGCAGATGTGGCTGAACTTTTAGGAGAAAATAGGGTTTTTGTTAAGTTTGGATTAGAAAAATTGAGCCACACCAAAAATAAAGGTTTAATGGCTTTAATGGATGTGGCGCGCATCAAAGGGAAGAAATTAAAGCCGCATTCGATCGGATTTGTTTTGGGCCCGCGGATCAATGCCAGCGGCCGCATGGGGTCAGCAGAAAAATCTTTACAGCTTTTGCTAAGCGAAGAAGAACATGAAGCGTATTCATTGGCTAAAAGCTTGGAAGAAGAAAATCAGAAACGCCAAAAAATGCAAGGCAATATCATTGAAGAAGCCTTAAGCGTTGTTGAACGAGAAATAAATTTTAAAGATCATCGCATTATTGTTTTGAGCAAAGAAGGCTGGCATCGGGGCATTGTGGGTATTGTCGCTTCGCGTATTATGGATACATTCTATCGGCCGACCATTGTTATTTCGCTGGAAGATGGGCTTGGAACCGGTTCGGCACGATCGATTGACGGCTTTCATATGTATGAAGCTTTAAAACACTGTGAAGCTTTGTTAGAAAATTTTGGCGGACACGAACACGCGGCGGGGTTGACGATCAAAAAAGAGAACATTGAGAATTTCAACAATTTGATCAATCAATTTGCGAAAGATCATATGGATGTCCAGAGTTTAATTCCAACACTTGATATTGATTGCGAGATCTCATTATCCAGCTTGACCTTAGAGCTTGTCGAGGCGGTTAAATCTTTGGAGCCCTTTGGTGAAGGAAATCCCTCGCCGGTTTTCTGTTCAAGGCAGTTAACAGTCAAGACGCCGCCCGTCATCTTAGGGCGCGATACCATTAAATTCTGGGTGAGTGACGGGAAAGTTGTTCTTCAAGCGGTTGGATTTGGACTGGGAAGATTCTTTGACCTGGTTTCCGGAGGCACAAAATTAGATCTGGCGTACGCGGTTTCCACTGATGATTGGAATAAAGACCCTATTATACAATTGGAAATAAAAGATATTAAAGAGGCTGATTAA
- the rpmB gene encoding 50S ribosomal protein L28: MAKFCKICNKGSIRGNKYVRRGMAKAKGGAGQKITGKTLRHYLPNLQKVKIILNGTVQTALVCSRCIKAGKITKAQRSFKS, encoded by the coding sequence ATGGCAAAATTCTGCAAAATCTGCAACAAAGGTTCTATACGGGGAAACAAATACGTCCGACGCGGTATGGCGAAAGCCAAAGGCGGCGCCGGTCAAAAGATCACCGGAAAGACCCTGCGCCACTATTTACCTAATCTGCAAAAAGTTAAGATCATTCTTAACGGTACCGTTCAAACCGCTTTGGTCTGCAGCCGCTGTATCAAAGCCGGAAAAATAACTAAAGCCCAGCGAAGTTTCAAGTCTTAA
- a CDS encoding UvrD-helicase domain-containing protein: protein MANPILKDLNPQQKKSVIHEQGPLLIIAGAGTGKTTVITHRIAHLIVDKKIRPDQILALTFTDKAAFQMQEKVDILVPYGFTDTWIYTFHAFGDKILRENALELGMNPDFKVLTRPQTVVFFRENLFKFPLSYYRPLGTPTKFIDAMISLFSRARDEDISPQEYLGYAQKLLIKAREGTDNALTEEAMREMELAKCYEQYQELLLKANKIDFANQFYLTLNLFRQRPSVLRRYQNQFKYILIDEFQDTNYAQFELVKLLAGKDCNLTAVADDDQSIYKWRGAAVSNILNFMKVYPKSEKIALTKNYRSVQPILDCAYRIIQNNNPDRFEVQAKINKRLIGISKKGKPAKHMHFDTLSSEADWVAECIEKKVKSKKNDYCDFAILVRSNSDADAFLQALNMRGIPWQFSGNQGLYSCDEIRLCIAFLRLMINPSDSLSLYFLSTSACYQLPIVELTRVMNLAQRKQWDLFYILQKPEALNGAGELSGEFLSAKTKIIKDISSFLELSKTHSAGKLLYLFLTQTGFIKDLAQDQNADNEQKIKNLAKFFDIIKEFESVSGENRAIAFVNYLDMLINVGDDPPVAQADLDARAVNILTIHKAKGLEFPVVFMVSLVERRFPWPLRREPIEIPEDLIKDILPVGDFHIQEERRLFYVGMTRAEKELYLTSASDYGTKRPKNVSRFVLEAVADKRLVQAIKKSALEAIERNAPRAKAQALASSSVIDDEQILNLSYFQIDDYLTCPLKYKYVHILRVPIMAHHTVLYGKALHDAVQYYHQNKIKNLPISEDDVVKVFEESFRREGFLSREHIELRLKSGTQAIRNFYQDQERSKVTPAYVEKDFSFLLGNNRMIGRWDRIDIVDGQVIIIDFKSSAVETQENADRQAKESLQLSLYSLAYEKIFDQIPSYKELHFLETGLVGRAQVAAVNAEKVTEIVLKASSGIRSADFAAKPTRMACLFCAYNQICPSAEIHER from the coding sequence ATGGCTAATCCCATCCTAAAAGATCTTAATCCTCAGCAAAAAAAATCCGTTATCCACGAGCAGGGGCCGCTTCTTATCATTGCGGGAGCCGGCACGGGGAAGACAACGGTCATTACGCATCGTATCGCGCATTTGATCGTTGATAAGAAGATCCGTCCCGACCAGATCTTGGCCCTTACGTTTACCGATAAGGCGGCATTTCAAATGCAGGAAAAAGTTGACATCTTAGTGCCGTATGGATTTACGGATACCTGGATCTATACGTTCCATGCCTTCGGAGACAAGATTTTACGCGAAAATGCTTTGGAATTAGGTATGAACCCTGATTTTAAAGTTTTGACCCGTCCCCAAACTGTTGTTTTTTTTAGGGAAAATTTATTTAAATTTCCGCTGAGCTACTATCGCCCCCTAGGAACGCCGACGAAATTCATTGATGCGATGATCTCACTTTTTTCGCGCGCCCGCGACGAAGACATTTCTCCTCAAGAATATCTCGGGTATGCCCAAAAACTTCTCATAAAAGCCCGAGAAGGCACGGACAATGCGCTTACTGAAGAGGCGATGCGGGAAATGGAATTGGCAAAATGCTACGAGCAATATCAAGAATTATTGTTAAAAGCCAACAAAATCGATTTTGCCAATCAATTCTATTTAACGCTTAATTTGTTTCGCCAGCGGCCCAGTGTTCTTCGGCGTTATCAAAACCAGTTTAAATATATTCTGATCGATGAATTTCAAGACACGAATTATGCGCAATTTGAGCTCGTGAAGCTTTTAGCGGGAAAAGATTGTAACTTAACGGCTGTGGCCGACGATGATCAGTCTATCTATAAATGGCGAGGAGCTGCCGTCAGTAATATTTTAAACTTTATGAAGGTGTATCCTAAAAGCGAGAAGATCGCCCTGACAAAGAATTATCGCTCGGTTCAGCCTATTTTAGATTGCGCTTATCGTATCATTCAAAATAATAATCCGGACCGTTTTGAAGTGCAGGCCAAGATCAATAAGCGCCTGATCGGGATTTCCAAGAAGGGAAAGCCGGCCAAGCATATGCATTTTGATACCTTATCTTCGGAAGCGGATTGGGTGGCGGAATGTATCGAAAAAAAAGTTAAATCCAAGAAAAATGATTACTGTGATTTTGCTATTTTGGTCCGCTCTAACTCTGACGCGGATGCGTTTTTACAAGCACTTAACATGCGCGGGATCCCTTGGCAGTTTAGCGGTAATCAAGGGCTTTATTCGTGCGACGAGATTCGCTTGTGTATTGCGTTTTTACGGCTGATGATCAACCCATCAGATTCTCTGAGTTTGTATTTCTTATCGACATCCGCTTGTTATCAGCTCCCGATCGTTGAACTGACCAGGGTAATGAATCTAGCTCAACGCAAACAATGGGACCTTTTTTATATTTTACAAAAACCAGAAGCGCTAAACGGGGCCGGAGAGTTGTCCGGCGAGTTTTTATCAGCGAAAACAAAAATTATTAAGGATATTTCCAGCTTTTTAGAATTATCCAAGACACATTCGGCAGGGAAACTACTATATCTTTTTTTAACACAAACAGGGTTTATCAAAGATCTTGCGCAAGATCAAAACGCGGACAATGAACAAAAAATAAAGAATCTGGCAAAGTTTTTTGACATCATTAAAGAATTTGAGTCCGTTTCCGGTGAGAACCGGGCGATCGCCTTTGTGAATTATTTGGACATGCTGATCAATGTTGGCGATGACCCACCGGTGGCGCAAGCTGACTTGGATGCGCGCGCGGTCAACATCCTGACGATCCATAAAGCCAAGGGTTTGGAATTTCCGGTTGTTTTTATGGTGTCTTTAGTGGAGCGCCGCTTTCCGTGGCCTTTACGCCGAGAGCCTATTGAAATTCCGGAAGACCTGATCAAAGACATTCTTCCTGTCGGTGATTTTCATATTCAAGAGGAGCGAAGACTTTTTTACGTCGGAATGACACGCGCCGAAAAGGAACTGTATTTGACCTCAGCCTCGGATTACGGAACAAAGCGTCCTAAAAATGTCAGCCGTTTTGTCTTGGAAGCGGTGGCGGACAAAAGGCTAGTTCAAGCTATAAAGAAAAGTGCTTTAGAAGCCATTGAACGCAATGCTCCCCGCGCTAAAGCGCAAGCATTGGCTTCGTCGTCGGTCATTGATGACGAACAGATCCTTAATCTAAGTTATTTCCAGATCGATGATTATTTGACTTGTCCGCTAAAATATAAATATGTCCATATTTTACGCGTGCCGATCATGGCGCATCATACAGTTCTTTACGGCAAAGCTCTTCACGACGCGGTGCAGTATTATCACCAAAATAAGATCAAAAATTTACCAATTTCGGAAGATGATGTTGTTAAGGTTTTCGAAGAATCATTTCGCCGTGAAGGGTTTTTGTCGAGAGAGCATATTGAGTTGCGTTTAAAATCCGGCACGCAGGCGATCAGGAATTTTTATCAGGATCAAGAAAGGTCAAAAGTCACTCCGGCTTATGTTGAAAAGGATTTCTCTTTTCTTCTGGGAAATAACCGGATGATCGGGCGCTGGGATAGAATTGATATTGTTGACGGGCAGGTCATTATTATTGATTTCAAATCTTCAGCGGTAGAAACGCAAGAAAATGCTGATCGCCAGGCAAAAGAGAGCTTGCAACTTTCCTTATACAGCTTGGCGTATGAAAAAATATTCGATCAAATTCCTTCCTATAAAGAGCTTCATTTTCTTGAAACCGGATTAGTAGGGCGGGCGCAGGTTGCCGCGGTAAATGCGGAAAAAGTTACCGAAATAGTTTTAAAGGCATCTTCCGGTATCCGTTCGGCGGATTTTGCGGCCAAGCCAACGCGCATGGCTTGTCTTTTCTGCGCGTATAATCAGATCTGTCCGTCTGCGGAAATCCATGAAAGATAA